The genomic interval aaacccgggtctagtttgggatgcgcgcacagcaaagtacagttgtcgggcccaaacagcagcatgattatatattttcacttactatgtaaatagttttcagaacctcacaaaatagctatgtgaaagtagtataattctagcaatagtttagcatcagcttagttcagtccatgctctgtttagttttcttatggaggcatgtgatagtcttatgatcagttttgatttccatatcttatgaacctgtatgccatgttttagtattcatgtgTAATGATtccagtatgccatgtttagtctaaacagtacatatttcaaatagcatgttttaaaggcatattgcatcgaatgcatgtttttgtgaggtagatggtttcttactaagcgaaagcttacagatactttttccttatactgcagataaaggtaaaggaaaaatggactagtggaggctggaggacaatgcgatgaggatgtgtgtggatggaacttggaatagagatcttagggaatttcagcaaacttgtttaagcactagaactttttagcatttggttatttcgcactttagtatgtttaattGTCATaaactagtaaattatgcactctatcatgcttagaaccttagttatgtgatgttagaatgcTTTCCAGTCATCTTAGAACTTGTaggtgtgattgaggcacgaaacagtgctgaaatcagacttttggtacgaaatcagaaaccccaatcgatcggctgatcgattggaggcttctcaatcgatcagccgatcgattgagaagttcgtaccgcgaacagtaggcctctggatcgatcggaggatcgatccagcaaattctgtcgcgaacagaaggctctgggatcgatcactggatcgattggccagtctggatcgatcagccgatcgatccagaatattgtcccgagcacagtagcgtgctggatcgatcactggatcgatccaacccaagtcccgcatacagtagccacctggatcgatcaatggatcgatccggccattccaatcgatccgtggatcgattgggaggcctgatattagcaagaaactcttagttaagttccttgaccattgggggatgtaatatatgtcatgaatagtttagattacaccccttagcacatgtagaaccaagaaatgatgatagttagtaaaattttaattagtacaacttccgcacttagatttaatgatggtcatggaatagtttagcacagattaatgtaacgatcggcctcacagcttagccagtagaaggcgggtcgttacacgtttctccgaggttctcgagaccagtaattagttcttttaccttcgcgtgtaaattggctaccttctcacctttttccagacgtatgttcatcagcttgttccggaggatgtttcttctagcgagcttcgcttcggacgtgccttcgtggagttccaggaacttctctcagagttctttagcagatgaatagcttccgatgcggttgacctcttgaggcggcaacacactcagcaggtgatattccgcatggctgttcgctacagactcattctgctccttctttgtccaatgactctcttctttttcttctccatcttgattcatcggagctacaaaaccatacttcataataaaccgaatttcaaaatcagttcttaggaatacctccatacgtcgcttccagtctgcgaaatccccctcgaattttggtggaacgatgcttggtccggccatctcgttgcttcgatcgacggttagtcctcctgaagcgccttgctctgataccacttgttggtccctttggaggccgacaagaggggaggggtgaattgccctacaaaaattaaaccaaaaacctttcttgaatattcaactaattaacagacacttgtaataataaaaagaagagactaaatgaaaagatcagacacaagagatttacttggtttgcaatcaggggattgttaatccaaggaaagtaagcgcactatctgatgatctccttcgggcggagtagcctctttacagcgttgacagcacaaataaaaagaatagaaatgaaatcacagagaaaactgattacaagtgagttgatttaactgtacagatcagtgctatatttatagcactggtcgggacgGCCCAAaggggtcccgggcgcccggggggggggggaataaaattttatcccccaacgatcagattgcGTTTGacacgatcctggtcaaaatctgggtccgggcgctcggaagcattccgggcgccccggagcaaaaagtcaacagttgttgactttttgtctgggacctcttctctggttcagtcccgcctcggtcctgctctttcgctccagctccaatagcttgggtgatctcggccatccggaatagggctcacccgaacccaagttccggccttctcctcgagcagccttccttcccagtttctcgtccctcgaacgtcgcacacgttcttctcgttcaccggtgtactcttccgcggtcacctcgtccctcggacgcaccgagcccatcggctctctcccgtgccgtctttctcgctagccacgtctttcgctcgacttcctgtgttcgtaagttcctgcacacttagacacaagggttagacaacgcaggacctaacttagcttgtttgatcacatcaaaacaccttggggttccaacattttatagacgattattctagatacggatacatttacttgatgcgccgcaagtctgagtgctttgataagttcaaagagtacaaggttgatgtggagaaacgtcatggtaaaagtatcaagacactacggtctgatcgtggtagcgaatacctcttaggagagtttaggaattatttatcagaggccgggattcaatcccaattgttcgcacttggtacaccccaacagaatggtgtggcagaacaaaagaatatgactcttatagagatggttagatcgatgatgaattattcagaattaccaaatttgttttggggatacgctctggaaacggcagtgcacattctgaacttggtaccttctaaatcattaccgtctactcccacagaattgtgcactacaacaaaaccattaaaagacaacggttaaaaactgttgtcgtaggccctttaaaccgttataattggcagtgttgttaaagtggcgagctacgacaacggttttaaaccgttttctttgaatgaaaagacaacagttttgcaacagttttaaaccattgtctttgaatgaaaagacaatggtttaaaaccgttgttaattAGAGCATTTTTCTGCAAGTTACAATTATTTTTGGGGTTACGACAataatttttaaccgttgtctttgagggtgataggcaacaataatgattttaaaccgttgtcttttaaattattatcttttaataccaatatatcatatttcatttaaatatataataaagaatcataatcaagaaagaatattcccacatcaatatcattcaaaatgttagttatacaagaattacaatcacaaaagaagaaacatatctcatgttcaaataaaatttatcccaatacaaataaataaataaactctatttacaactaatgaacaatagccaaaagactagaaacttttaATGGTGGTTCATGTcatgtaggattgcacttaattattatcaacccaagtcccatcacaatcttcaacttgtaggatttcattggactcctctttctcacttgcttATTTTTTCATACCAACCTTTTCCAATATGAAGTTGGTGCCAAAGACTTGATAAGGTGCTTGGATGAGAATGTGAAGGGAGACGAGGAGGCAAGCCAAGCCAACCTTGAGGGAAAAGGTCACCCTATCTGTGTCCTCTCTGGTAAACTCCCACACTTCCATTATCAATTTCCTCATTGGTATCATGGCTTTGCCATTATGATCCTTGGTAGATTTCTTCATGCTTTCTGATTGTGGTGTTGCGTTTGGCGGCATGCAAATGTCGATCTGAATACTGCTACCTTTCTTTCTGTTCATTGTAGTTCTACATGTAAGAAAACAACATCGATAGCACAGGTATagatgaaaatttaaaaaataaaagtctATCTATATATCTTCCCTGAAGAATAGGGTGATTGTTGATGTATATGAAACTAGCTCTTTGTTGGTGCTGAAATGAGTGAATGGAGAGATCGACATCAAAGAGCATTTAAAGAGAATTGGTAGATGAGATCATGGTAGTGCATCATTATTCTATTGATTGACAACAGTTCAAGGGAAAATCTAACATGTAAATATAGTTATATAAAGAAGCTATTGTAAAACTTACTTGAGTCAAATTGCTAACTTGGATATTGAACCTTTGAATGACTGCAATAATGTTCCTCTTTGGCACTGTAGTTTCTTCAATAAGGATACTTGTTATATATCTATTTAAATACacactttaaaatttaaacaatGTTAAATAAGGTCCAATGCATTATAAACCAAAAATTATAACAAGTATGAGGTCAAAAAAACATTGAACAACAGACATAAATCTTAAATGAGTTTCATATGCTAAATAAACTCCATCAAGAAGCTACTACTTAATTAAAGGATAAAGTTTCTAGTCTTAGTGAAAGTGCAAGCTCAACTTGCAACTTTAATCAACTTATTCAAGAATAGCGGATACAACTTAATCAAGGGGCTTCATGTAATTCCCACTAGTGGGTGATTCTTAATCAACAATTATTATCTCAAAGGAGGGATAACGAATTCTCGGATAAATCTATTGTATCATTGCAGAAACTAAGCTCTGATAGGTCTTGTTTCACCATCAAGTTTCtggaaacaaaataaaaccaTTAGTGTGTTTAAGAAAACAAAGATTTCTAATCTACTTATCTGTCAAGCACCCAAGAGGTATGAGCTTCATCAAGACTAATAATGTGTGAATAAAGTCAATAGAAGATGAAGGACTAAGATTAAGGGCACTTTCAAAGAGAAACAATTATAATGTCAAGCAGAgggaaaaatatagaattaagtatTCAAATTATACAGTAGCCCAGCACAAGTGACACAATTGACTTCTTCCGAGACAATTACGATATTAACAGACTTATTTTGCACTCATTTCTATCTCAAGAATGTTCCATTAAGAGAGAAAAAGCTAAACTAGATGCAAACTAACCTTTCCATTCGGCATTGCAAGTATTTCTTCGATCCGCTCAATCTCTACGACCAGAAAAATGAGAAGGCAATTAGAAATAATCATAAGAAATCTGATACATAAAGGAGTATAAAGGAATCTGACAATGTTTACTCGCATTGGAAGAATAAATTATATCATTGAATTATAGCACCAGAAAAACATGCTAATTACATCAATTTTCAATCTCTAAAGTCAACACAAGGATGTGCTTACCAACCTGGAACCACAGgtatcaattcaaaattaaattatgaaaaataaaataaatggggAAAAAATTGATATATGCCAAATATGATCCAATTGATTTAAATTATGTTATCGGTATCAATTAACTGGATGAGTAAATTGATTATAATCCATTGATATATCATAAGTAGTGATATTTTTTGATATGTGATGTTTTAATGATTGATATTAAATTCCTATTATCCAAATAAGtaaaacataagtttttaaaCTAAAGTGTAGTAGGAAAAAAAACATATTGCAAAAGCTCTAGGAAAGTGTCTactttagaacttgtatatgaaTAGAGAGGCATGCGATCACAAATGAAAGGACAGCAGTCAGTTCTATCTCATTTACTTGTGTAGTGCCTGGCCATAATTGAACTATCATGAAAACTTCCAGATCATTCAAAAAGCACACAAGATAAACAAGTCTTACCAACCACATCATTACATAAAATGGAGCTTTTGCCATAAAATGGTGCATGCAGAGTCAATTTACATCACGAAGGGAGATAAACAGCATTAATTAGCATCCTTTAAATCCACTACTAAAAGGAGATGTTTGATGTTTTTCCCATGAGTGGGACAAGTGAAACAGGAGAACAACAAAGAAAGCACATAGCATATGGTAAGGAACAAAGAACCTGAACGTCACTTCCTACCACCACCTCTTAACAAGACACTCAGCAAGTAGAACTACCACATCATGGGGATTGATCCACCAGCAGCCACAATCTGCTGCTCCAGCTACCATACAAAATTTTAGTATAAGATTCATGGCATTACTAAGAATACCTCCAACCAAAGCTACATGATCATTACCTTAAATAAAGTTTCCAACTTGTTCTTCACCAGAAAATACTCCTGCTTAAGTTGCTGGAGACATGTGAGGCATCTACACAAACAAATTTTTTGACAGCAAGTCACTAGATGATTTAAATTGAGTGACCATGAAGACAAACTAACCCTTCATGGTCCATTTCCTCGCAGTAATTGCGGAAGGCCATGCAGACATTTTTAACCCTTTGGGCACCAATGCTGCAAGGCGAAGGAAAAAAAGGGATTTTGAATCAGTTGCAAGTATCATCTTGTTACTAGCTAGTTTCCATGAGCAAAAGCCAAATCTTGAGGATCTAAAGCATATCTGCTTTAAAAATGAACAAGGAGGAAGAAAACAAAGAACGAAAACCTAGCACTGCTGCCTTTGAACTGGTGAACATGGGCATCCACTTTCTTAAAGTCCACAACCTGCTGATCTCTTGAAAAAGTGTGCAAAATCCAGAAGGATAAATCCAAAGACCAAGCCATATGTAATGAATGGAACAGGAGTAGGGTTTCGAAGCAGATCACTCACAAGGTCCTGGTCTTCTTCATACCTCATGGAAGAGCGGAGATGTGAAGTCAAGATATCTCCTTTGCAGGTTAGTTCGCCTGTTATTTAGCCGTCCTGAGAGGGGGGGTGTCCGCTTGCATCCTGGCCTCCGTCGCGCACGCTCCCATGATCCAAACCCTCGCTGTCACCTTGCGATCACTCTTCCCGGTTGCTACTGCTCCTGCGCGGCTCCGGTGagcgagagattgtgagaaaagagggacggaaatgcttagggatcgagaaggtaaaggggggGAATGTGGCGGCAAAAAactttcggggagagggaaagaaaaaaagcggcggcaaaaattggcgaaggggaaaaaacggcgaaggaaaaaaatATCGATATTCAAtatcacttaatagacaacggttttcaaaaaccgttgtcgtaattcCAAAAAAGCgcacaaagacaacagttttcaaaaactattgttgtagcctttaaaaaccgttgtcgtagctccaaaaacacataaatcgacaacgatttttagaaaccgttgtcgtaggtaaaaaaactgctaaaagacaacgatttttgttaaaaccgttgttaaaaggcaaaacaaCAACGATTTagcataaaaccgttgtcgtttcaGTGTTGTTAAATgaggattttgttgtagtggtggaatgggtgaaagcccagtctgagatatattcggatttggggtagtccaacacatgtgctgaaagcaaatgctgataagttagaatctcgtacagaaattcgcatgtttgtgggttatcctagaggaacgaaaggtggtttattttatagtcctaaagaccagaaggtcattgttagcatcaatgcccagtttttagaagaagactatataatggaccacaagcccagaagtaaaattgttctagaagaaattagagaggacacgtctactttagtaacAACAGTACaaaatgaagtaccacaagaaactgtaacacatgtcacaaatgatacgCAACCGCaggcagtgcctcgtcgtagtgggagggttgtgaggcaacctgagagatttatgtttttgggagagtcttcagacttgatcccgggtaaacatgaacctgatccctggacatatgacgaagcactccaagataaagatgcagcatcttggcaaagagcaatgaattctgaaatagaatctatgtattctaataaggtctgggagcttgtagaaccaccaaatggtgtaaaagatgttaggtgcaagtggatctacaaaaggaaaagagtgacagacgggaaggtagaaaccttcaaaggaagacttgttgcgaaagggtacactcagaaagagggaatcgattatgagaaaactttttcaccgatagccatgcttaagtctatccggatactcttatctattgccgctcatatggattatgaggtttgacaaatggatgtcaagacagctttccttaacggaagtcttgaagaaaatatccatatgaagcaactagaggggttcattgaaaaaggcaaagagcatctagtgtgcaagctcaatcggtccatttatggactaaagcaagcttcaagatcttggaacatccggtttaataaagtaatccagtcatatggatttattaagtgttcgaatgagtcttgtgtatacaagaagtgtaacggaaacgtgatgatatttcttgtactatatgtagatgacattttgttaattggcaacaatgtcaaattgttatcggacgtaagggtatggttgttcaaacaatttgatatgaaggacttaggagaatgtgcacacattcttgagatcaaagtcataagggatcgcaagaaaaggatgttgtgtctatctcaagcttcatatatagatacaatccttgctcgttttagcatgcaaaactccaagaaaggtttattaccttttcggcatggagtagctttatctaaagagatgtctccgaagacatcaaaggagatagaggacatgaaggcagttccttatgcttcggctgtggaaagcctaatgtatgcaatgttgtgtacaagatcggatatctattttgccgtagacatggttagcagatatcaaagtaaccctggacaagggcattggactgctgtaaagcatatattgaagtacctgagaaggactagagattatattctagtttaccaagcagatgatttactccctgtgggttacacggattcagatttccaatcagatagggataatagtaagtctacatcaggctatgtgtttactttaggaggtggagtcatagcatggaggagtgttaagcagaaatgtgtttcagacttaaccatggaagcagagtatgtggcagcctctgaggcagccaaagaagttgtatggcttaggaacttcctaatgaatttagatgtgattcctggtttacccaaaatcatcacaatttattgtgataatagcagtgcagttgtaaactcgaaggaaccacgagcccataaggcgagtaaacatatagagcgcaagtaccacctgatacaagacatcgtcaagcgaggagaagttgttgttgccaagattacatcagtagataacctggcagatcctttcactaaggcccttccggcgaaagcttttgatcggcatgtggaggggatgagaatcagatgtatggctgcagatatggcagcttagtcttttagtataagtgggagattgttagagtgtatactaaaagcatagcttttgtaaacatttattttgaaataaagaatcacattggtaaaaaaatatctacatttatatgctaagtataattattcaattaatttatattgtagataacatggtgtgtagtgtcacacacagaagatcatgttatcggttctttataaattataaacagtagctcacgactaagatggataggaacaaaccattggaatagtcgtagtgtaatttggtattagtttatcttaactataaaattacactagtacactctgagtgtattgaacaggaccatataaggtaagttcttttgtgctgacttaataaaagaacaagaccttagttattatggaagtgtgtgttcttaatcctaatataataacaagcacatatatttagtattaatttctttaacttatcaatggatgagatttagcttgataaatcagaaagccgataagttggaaaatgatattacttatagtgtgtattgttgattatagaaggaaactgtgtcctagaaatctaggttgataatgcccccaagaggagctcataaggattgtcatgttaaaccctgcaggtggacttagtccgatatgataataaggttgagtggtactactcttggactaagatattaattaaagagagttgtcagtaactcatttaattaatgggcatttgacaacttaaacacagggagactaacacactcataataagaaggagcccaaaatataatttgggattggtgaggtaattcaataataattctttagtggtatgaattattattcatGAAATTAAgatgggtgttcggggtgaacacgggaagcttaattacatcgggagaccaaaaccaattcctcctctcggtccttatcgtagcctcttgtatatagagaattatacccaccgcatacccacctttctacccacctcaaggtggtcggccaagctagcttggagcccaagctagggccggccaaagctaagggtggagtcaatttaaggtggccggccaaagcttggatcccaagcttaggtggccgacccctagaaaaataaaagggattttatttaaaatcttttcttatgtggatatcatggttttaaaagagagtttaaaatttaaatctttccttctacaaaagattaagtaaaagatttgatatctttccttatttgtagttaaaaggaagattttaatttttgataaaactttccttctttgtaaccatgttcatgatttaaaagagagttttaaaattaaatgtttccttttataagtttctacaaaagattaagaaaaaatttgatatctttccttatttgtagaatgaaaggaagattttaattttaaagaaaactttcctttttggtaatcatccacatattttaatagagagattttaatttataaaatttccttttataactaatcatgaagggaaaaattattagataaatttttattaaaaattttggaagcaaat from Zingiber officinale cultivar Zhangliang chromosome 6B, Zo_v1.1, whole genome shotgun sequence carries:
- the LOC121991346 gene encoding histidine-containing phosphotransfer protein 1-like; this translates as MAWSLDLSFWILHTFSRDQQVVDFKKVDAHVHQFKGSSASIGAQRVKNVCMAFRNYCEEMDHEGCLTCLQQLKQEYFLVKNKLETLFKLEQQIVAAGGSIPMMW